In Capsicum annuum cultivar UCD-10X-F1 chromosome 7, UCD10Xv1.1, whole genome shotgun sequence, one genomic interval encodes:
- the LOC124885721 gene encoding uncharacterized protein LOC124885721 yields MEEHDLYAQPRKGHENSGDMYKIKFDIPIFNGNINIEGFLNWIYEVETLCEIMNIPLECQVPLAAYKLKEGARAWWNRRQEKLHLRGENCVSYWPQMKALIKARFLLVDYERLLYLQFHNYVHGNKSISNYTEEFLRLEVRCNLSKKEDQQVTRYINGLNDSIKECLRIQQIWSIDRAQTLALKAERYIKTKKSYKAVSYSRPEIILKSSPRQEEGKFIPSKENKDEKAPSFSKNNDKQPSNTIKCYKCHEKGHISSNYPRGKFINTTHRDESNKEVDNYKSKGKHKYVKKRKKK; encoded by the coding sequence ATGGAGGAACATGATCTTTACGCACAACCAAGAAAAGGTCATGAAAATAGTGGAGATATGTACAAGATTAAGTTTGATATCCCAATTTTTAATGGTAATATAAACATTGAAGGGTTTCTTAATTGGATCTATGAGGTGGAGACATTATGTGAGATTATGAACATCCCTCTAGAATGTCAAGTACCATTGGCGGCATATAAATTAAAAGAAGGGGCTAGAGCTTGGTGGAATCGTCGTCAAGAAAAGCTTCATTTGAGGGGTGAAAATTGTGTAAGCTATTGGCCACAAATGAAAGCACTTATAAAGGCTAGGTTCTTACTTGTGGATTATGAACGACTCTTGTACCTACAGTTCCATAACTATGTTCATGGTAATAAATCTATTTCTAATTATACAGAGGAGTTCTTAAGGTTAGAAGTAAGGTGCAATCTTTCTAAAAAAGAAGATCAACAAGTCACAAGGTATATCAATGGTCTCAATGATTCTATCAAAGAATGTCTTAGAATACAACAAATTTGGTCAATAGATCGAGCTCAAACTCTTGCCTTGAAAGCTGAGAGATATATAAAGACCAAGAAGTCTTATAAAGCTGTGTCTTATTCTCGCccagaaattatattaaaaagttCTCCACGCCAAGAGGAGGGGAAATTTATTCcatctaaagaaaataaagatgaaaaggCACCATCTTTTAGcaaaaataatgataagcaaCCATCTAATACAATCAAGTGTTATAAGTGTCATGAAAAGGGACACATATCAAGCAATTATCCAAGAGGGAAGTTTATCAACACCACTCATCGTGATGAAAGTAATAAAGAGGTGGACAACTATAAAAGTAAAGGTAAACATAAATAtgtgaagaagagaaagaagaaatag